The Linepithema humile isolate Giens D197 chromosome 2, Lhum_UNIL_v1.0, whole genome shotgun sequence genome has a segment encoding these proteins:
- the LOC105674817 gene encoding uncharacterized protein isoform X1, translating into MRLFKRYTADTSPQLVSAVPISQDAAAVSNIESNASERPEKKSKTDGRLESTLPVREVADVQKESMDSSILIRKGISTWGRKMGRRWDQMKRSDSSELLSVPRRRRRWSPHRKNDHDETTREKANGDSELPRPKRIPRVESLRNLFRTSGDQPLGPSKSSARSATIQEEDVVSVAHCPMGKTLSEGAIRKVPFRDICAENFDEYARIGRETVLRQKKLQLSRSIQDLQEQQRVLDYLLKNREILTTRQGGTFARETLENIGASAKCSDGRAEETKNGAPTRLSGHQGARSAGEVKGNLHPHGCSGVLTGLEDLLNNLRIGCDESGYDSDSTRAGADSPDSEKSTAPPLLKPRSFSVTSADYHGFNLSLPHGGTLRKKDANAAEPCSAETCAPKTDKINAADAAVDTAAYNALLDATTARQLTMLMPDDGDDTDSCEEDTFADFLEYQPDLTRVYSKTDAKFFPKCREDLMRAASATSIQLGEDLTKLQVTDNNDLDVTLTPCDASNDADARGGDNDKTKIESGERKPCATAENHGVVSQIGKLQNLLKDKKSKNRKCSSPSILNLLEHAASPCKDSPPANKIRPLSEVMSNPLQYYNPKRSRSTLELDAPDVAKNAAKKMLTMSTAGSAPPTASASKGAVIASKTLIRRELRTVKLTVNHTAGLGIQVERCEAARPFYVIAKMDPDGEAARSKHFRVGDEIVRVCGRRIRGMSMAEARNALRSCVGTVELQIAREPSSAFGEEIGDTWGSALTRTRSDPDAWVSKHGRAKLPALSDDALPPLTKAGSSCAINEAAASLQKMTGMKKFQIVRKRSAEAPALRRGSSLSLDLLTIVLEKGAPKKLGFSIVGGVDSNKGRMGIFVKDIMPGGQAAEEGTLRGGDEILAINGSSLDGLTHTKALQMFKTAKAGNLILHVARRDPAHKRYVTQSKSYDCLDKLTKSADE; encoded by the exons ATGCGTCTTTTCAAACGTTACACGGCCGATACGAGCCCGCAGCTTGTTTCGGCTGTACCGATCTCTCAGGACGCCGCCGCTGTGAGTAATATCGAAAGTAATGCGTCTGAGAGACCAGAAAAAAAATCCAAGACAGACGGCAGATTGGAAAGCACTCTCCCAGTCAGAGAAGTCGCCGACGTTCAAAAAGAATCTATGGACTCGTCTATTCTGATTCGTAAAG GGATCTCCACGTGGGGACGGAAAATGGGCCGGCGGTGGGATCAAATGAAGAGATCGGACAGCTCGGAGTTGCTTTCGGTGccgcggcgacgacgacggtggAGCCCGCACCGCAAGAACGACCACGACGAAACGACGCGCGAGAAAGCAAAC GGCGATAGCGAGCTGCCGAGGCCAAAGAGAATCCCCAGGGTGGAATCGTTGCGAAACCTCTTTAGGACCAGCGGCGATCAGCCGCTCGGTCCCTCCAAGAGTTCCGCGAGAAGCGCGACAATACAGGAGGAGGACGTCGTGAGTGTCGCTCACTGTCCGATGGGGAAGACTCTCAGCGAAGGGGCGATCAGGAAAGTTCCGTTTCGCGATATCTGCGCCGAGAACTTTGACGAATACGCTCGTATCGGTCGGGAAACGGTTCTTCGTCAAAAGAAGTTGCAGTTGAGCCGCAGCATTCAGGACCTGCAGGAGCAGCAGCGGGTCTTGGACTACTTACTCAAGAATCGGGAGATCCTGACGACGCGGCAGGGTGGCACGTTCGCGAGGGAAACGCTGGAGAACATCGGCGCGAGCGCCAAGTGTTCCGACGGTCGCGCGGAGGAAACGAAGAACGGCGCGCCGACGCGACTGTCCGGCCACCAGGGCGCCCGTAGCGCCGGCGAAGTTAAGGGAAATCTTCATCCTCACGGATGCTCCGGCGTGCTGACCGGCTTGGAGGACCTGTTGAACAATTTGCGCATAGGCTGCGACGAGAGCGGTTACGATTCGGACAGCACGCGAGCTGGCGCGGACTCGCCGGACAGTGAAAAATCGACGGCGCCGCCGTTGCTGAAGCCGCGCAGTTTCTCGGTGACGTCGGCCGATTATCACGGCTTCAACCTGTCGCTACCGCACGGCGGTACTCTGCGTAAAAAGGACGCGAACGCCGCGGAGCCGTGTTCGGCGGAAACGTGTGCTCCGAAAACTGACAAGATCAACGCGGCGGACGCCGCTGTCGACACGGCGGCCTACAACGCTCTCCTCGACGCCACGACGGCGAGGCAATTGACGATGCTAATGCCGGATGACGGCGACGATACGGATAGCTGCGAGGAAGACACCTTCGCCGATTTTCTGGAATACCAGCCGGATTTGACGAGGGTTTATTCTAAAACCGACGCGAAATTCTTTCCCAAGTGTCGCGAGGATCTGATGAGGGCGGCGTCCGCAACTTCCATTCAGCTCGGCGAAGATTTAACGAAGCTCCAAGTGACGGACAACAATGATCTCGATGTTACTCTGACGCCGTGCGACGCTTCCAACGACGCTGACGCACGTGGCGGCGATAACGACAAAACGAAGATCGAGTCTGGCGAGAGGAAGCCCTGCGCAACGGCGGAAAATCACGGCGTCGTATCTCAAATAGGTAAACTGCAGAATCTGTTAAAGGACAAAAAGTCTAAGAATCGGAAATGCTCCAGTCCGAGTATACTGAATCTGCTGGAACACGCCGCGTCTCCGTGCAAGGACAGTCCGCCGGCTAACAAGATTCGTCCTTTGTCCGAGGTGATGAGCAATCCTCTGCAATATTACAACCCAAAGAGATCGCGTTCCACTCTAGAACTCGACGCGCCGGATGTGGCGAAGAACGCGGCGAAGAAGATGCTGACGATGAGCACCGCCGGATCCGCGCCGCCTACCGCTTCCGCTTCCAAGGGCGCCGTAATCGCCAGCAAGACCCTGATCCGACGCGAGCTGAGAACGGTGAAGCTGACGGTGAACCACACGGCTGGTCTCGGCATCCAGGTCGAGCGATGCGAGGCCGCCCGACCGTTCTACGTGATCGCGAAAATGGATCCCGACGGCGAGGCGGCCAGATCGAAGCACTTCCGCGTGGGCGACGAGATCGTTCGCGTCTGCGGACGCAGGATACGCGGCATGTCGATGGCGGAGGCGCGGAACGCCCTGCGGAGCTGCGTCGGCACGGTCGAGCTGCAGATCGCGAGAGAACCGAGCTCGGCGTTCGGCGAGGAGATCGGCGACACCTGGGGCAGCGCCTTGACGCGCACGCGAAGCGATCCCGACGCGTGGGTCTCGAAACACGGGCGAGCCAAACTGCCAGCCTTGTCCGACGACGCTTTGCCACCTCTGACGAAGGCTGGCAGTTCCTGCGCCATCAACGAGGCGGCTGCGAGTCTTCAGAAGATGACCGGAATGAAGAAGTTCCAGATAGTGAGGAAACGAAGCGCCGAGGCTCCCGCCCTGCGACGAGGGTCCAGTTTATCTCTGGATCTGCTGACGATCGTCCTGGAGAAAGGCGCGCCGAAGAAATTGGGCTTTTCCATCGTCGGCGGAGTGGACAGCAACAAGGGACGCATGGGTATCTTCGTGAAAGACATCATGCCCGGCGGACAGGCGGCGGAGGAAG GTACACTGAGAGGTGGAGACGAAATTCTAGCTATCAATGGCTCCTCGTTAGACGGCCTAACGCACACTAAGGCGTTGCAGATGTTCAAGACCGCCAAAGCCGGGAACTTGATACTGCACGTCGCCCGAAGAGATCCGGCGCATAAACG ATACGTCACGCAATCGAAATCGTACGATTGTCTCGATAAATTAACGAAGTCCGCTGAcgaatga
- the LOC105674817 gene encoding uncharacterized protein isoform X2 — MRLFKRYTADTSPQLVSAVPISQDAAAVSNIESNASERPEKKSKTDGRLESTLPVREVADVQKESMDSSILIRKGISTWGRKMGRRWDQMKRSDSSELLSVPRRRRRWSPHRKNDHDETTREKANGDSELPRPKRIPRVESLRNLFRTSGDQPLGPSKSSARSATIQEEDVVSVAHCPMGKTLSEGAIRKVPFRDICAENFDEYARIGRETVLRQKKLQLSRSIQDLQEQQRVLDYLLKNREILTTRQGGTFARETLENIGASAKCSDGRAEETKNGAPTRLSGHQGARSAGEVKGNLHPHGCSGVLTGLEDLLNNLRIGCDESGYDSDSTRAGADSPDSEKSTAPPLLKPRSFSVTSADYHGFNLSLPHGGTLRKKDANAAEPCSAETCAPKTDKINAADAAVDTAAYNALLDATTARQLTMLMPDDGDDTDSCEEDTFADFLEYQPDLTRVYSKTDAKFFPKCREDLMRAASATSIQLGEDLTKLQVTDNNDLDVTLTPCDASNDADARGGDNDKTKIESGERKPCATAENHGVVSQIGKLQNLLKDKKSKNRKCSSPSILNLLEHAASPCKDSPPANKIRPLSEVMSNPLQYYNPKRSRSTLELDAPDVAKNAAKKMLTMSTAGSAPPTASASKGAVIASKTLIRRELRTVKLTVNHTAGLGIQVERCEAARPFYVIAKMDPDGEAARSKHFRVGDEIVRVCGRRIRGMSMAEARNALRSCVGTVELQIAREPSSAFGEEIGDTWGSALTRTRSDPDAWVSKHGRAKLPALSDDALPPLTKAGSSCAINEAAASLQKMTGMKKFQIVRKRSAEAPALRRGSSLSLDLLTIVLEKGAPKKLGFSIVGGVDSNKGRMGIFVKDIMPGGQAAEEGTLRGGDEILAINGSSLDGLTHTKALQMFKTAKAGNLILHVARRDPAHKRLCHANHAV, encoded by the exons ATGCGTCTTTTCAAACGTTACACGGCCGATACGAGCCCGCAGCTTGTTTCGGCTGTACCGATCTCTCAGGACGCCGCCGCTGTGAGTAATATCGAAAGTAATGCGTCTGAGAGACCAGAAAAAAAATCCAAGACAGACGGCAGATTGGAAAGCACTCTCCCAGTCAGAGAAGTCGCCGACGTTCAAAAAGAATCTATGGACTCGTCTATTCTGATTCGTAAAG GGATCTCCACGTGGGGACGGAAAATGGGCCGGCGGTGGGATCAAATGAAGAGATCGGACAGCTCGGAGTTGCTTTCGGTGccgcggcgacgacgacggtggAGCCCGCACCGCAAGAACGACCACGACGAAACGACGCGCGAGAAAGCAAAC GGCGATAGCGAGCTGCCGAGGCCAAAGAGAATCCCCAGGGTGGAATCGTTGCGAAACCTCTTTAGGACCAGCGGCGATCAGCCGCTCGGTCCCTCCAAGAGTTCCGCGAGAAGCGCGACAATACAGGAGGAGGACGTCGTGAGTGTCGCTCACTGTCCGATGGGGAAGACTCTCAGCGAAGGGGCGATCAGGAAAGTTCCGTTTCGCGATATCTGCGCCGAGAACTTTGACGAATACGCTCGTATCGGTCGGGAAACGGTTCTTCGTCAAAAGAAGTTGCAGTTGAGCCGCAGCATTCAGGACCTGCAGGAGCAGCAGCGGGTCTTGGACTACTTACTCAAGAATCGGGAGATCCTGACGACGCGGCAGGGTGGCACGTTCGCGAGGGAAACGCTGGAGAACATCGGCGCGAGCGCCAAGTGTTCCGACGGTCGCGCGGAGGAAACGAAGAACGGCGCGCCGACGCGACTGTCCGGCCACCAGGGCGCCCGTAGCGCCGGCGAAGTTAAGGGAAATCTTCATCCTCACGGATGCTCCGGCGTGCTGACCGGCTTGGAGGACCTGTTGAACAATTTGCGCATAGGCTGCGACGAGAGCGGTTACGATTCGGACAGCACGCGAGCTGGCGCGGACTCGCCGGACAGTGAAAAATCGACGGCGCCGCCGTTGCTGAAGCCGCGCAGTTTCTCGGTGACGTCGGCCGATTATCACGGCTTCAACCTGTCGCTACCGCACGGCGGTACTCTGCGTAAAAAGGACGCGAACGCCGCGGAGCCGTGTTCGGCGGAAACGTGTGCTCCGAAAACTGACAAGATCAACGCGGCGGACGCCGCTGTCGACACGGCGGCCTACAACGCTCTCCTCGACGCCACGACGGCGAGGCAATTGACGATGCTAATGCCGGATGACGGCGACGATACGGATAGCTGCGAGGAAGACACCTTCGCCGATTTTCTGGAATACCAGCCGGATTTGACGAGGGTTTATTCTAAAACCGACGCGAAATTCTTTCCCAAGTGTCGCGAGGATCTGATGAGGGCGGCGTCCGCAACTTCCATTCAGCTCGGCGAAGATTTAACGAAGCTCCAAGTGACGGACAACAATGATCTCGATGTTACTCTGACGCCGTGCGACGCTTCCAACGACGCTGACGCACGTGGCGGCGATAACGACAAAACGAAGATCGAGTCTGGCGAGAGGAAGCCCTGCGCAACGGCGGAAAATCACGGCGTCGTATCTCAAATAGGTAAACTGCAGAATCTGTTAAAGGACAAAAAGTCTAAGAATCGGAAATGCTCCAGTCCGAGTATACTGAATCTGCTGGAACACGCCGCGTCTCCGTGCAAGGACAGTCCGCCGGCTAACAAGATTCGTCCTTTGTCCGAGGTGATGAGCAATCCTCTGCAATATTACAACCCAAAGAGATCGCGTTCCACTCTAGAACTCGACGCGCCGGATGTGGCGAAGAACGCGGCGAAGAAGATGCTGACGATGAGCACCGCCGGATCCGCGCCGCCTACCGCTTCCGCTTCCAAGGGCGCCGTAATCGCCAGCAAGACCCTGATCCGACGCGAGCTGAGAACGGTGAAGCTGACGGTGAACCACACGGCTGGTCTCGGCATCCAGGTCGAGCGATGCGAGGCCGCCCGACCGTTCTACGTGATCGCGAAAATGGATCCCGACGGCGAGGCGGCCAGATCGAAGCACTTCCGCGTGGGCGACGAGATCGTTCGCGTCTGCGGACGCAGGATACGCGGCATGTCGATGGCGGAGGCGCGGAACGCCCTGCGGAGCTGCGTCGGCACGGTCGAGCTGCAGATCGCGAGAGAACCGAGCTCGGCGTTCGGCGAGGAGATCGGCGACACCTGGGGCAGCGCCTTGACGCGCACGCGAAGCGATCCCGACGCGTGGGTCTCGAAACACGGGCGAGCCAAACTGCCAGCCTTGTCCGACGACGCTTTGCCACCTCTGACGAAGGCTGGCAGTTCCTGCGCCATCAACGAGGCGGCTGCGAGTCTTCAGAAGATGACCGGAATGAAGAAGTTCCAGATAGTGAGGAAACGAAGCGCCGAGGCTCCCGCCCTGCGACGAGGGTCCAGTTTATCTCTGGATCTGCTGACGATCGTCCTGGAGAAAGGCGCGCCGAAGAAATTGGGCTTTTCCATCGTCGGCGGAGTGGACAGCAACAAGGGACGCATGGGTATCTTCGTGAAAGACATCATGCCCGGCGGACAGGCGGCGGAGGAAG GTACACTGAGAGGTGGAGACGAAATTCTAGCTATCAATGGCTCCTCGTTAGACGGCCTAACGCACACTAAGGCGTTGCAGATGTTCAAGACCGCCAAAGCCGGGAACTTGATACTGCACGTCGCCCGAAGAGATCCGGCGCATAAACGGTTGTGTCACGCAAACCATGCAGTTTAG
- the LOC136997918 gene encoding uncharacterized protein, translating into MLVNILREYNINKIFLSCLGLWPFQCKLAKRFLPIFCFTLEISYLPFEILTLYVHRHSGQMIFECLYQMVVTLAFLVKLLNQLWYRDKFQRLYEIMEYHWNVFTNDMEVGILKNYSNIAQKFAISYSILIYFMMSMFITIPSLGPMLLDVILPLNESRPRQLAVYAEYGVDQDKYFFPIFLYISVMITVGMTIMVAVDTMHIACTAHACSLFQLIGQQIENIIKNIHAGNANQAGCANAEYELFNEKMIYQEYIVCLKKHQLALEYVDILNDTHKIVGISFSLFIAAVFSLLGVRIVYVLDQLEELIRFTFIIMGALLQLMIVCYSGQKLMDESQNIFHRAYAAEWYKFSPRLKSLLIITLYRSVVPCKLTAGNLFPLSMAIFATKRIMLVHMLREYNVNKIFLSCIGVWPFQSELVKYFLSIFCLIVELSYLRFEIITLYMHRDDRQIIFECLNQMAVTIAFLVKLLNQFWYRDKFRRLYEIMEYHWNVFTNDTEVRIMKHYSNISYKFTLFYSILIYAMVSMFITIPSFGPLFLDVILPLNESRPQQLVLFAEYGIDHNKYFYPILLYLSVTIVVGLTIMVAVDTMHIACTAHACGLFELIGTQIENIISNVNAGDVNNQTEHSGNAKCGFFNEEMIYQKYIVCLKKHQLAIEFVDILNDTHKMVGISFAFIITVLLSLFGVRIFYILDQLEELIRFTFIIMGALVQLMIICYSGQKLMDESENIFHRAYAAEWYKFSQRLKSLLIITLYRSIVPCKLTAGNIFPLSMTIFATVIRTSMSYFTAFLSLQE; encoded by the exons ATGCTAGTGAACATACTTCGAGAAtacaatatcaataaaatatttctatcgtGCTTAGGTCTGTGGCCGTTCCAATGTAAACTCGCGAAACGTTTCTTAccgattttttgttttacactTGAAATAAGTTACTTGCCGTTCGag ATATTAACATTGTACGTGCACAGACACAGTGGTCAAATGATTTTTGAATGCCTATATCAAATGGTTGTAACACTGGCTTTTCTTGTAAAGTTACTAAATCAGCTTTGGTACCGCGATAAA TTTCAGCGTTTGTACGAAATCATGGAATACCATTGGAATGTATTTACCAATGATATGGAAGTTggtatcttaaaaaattattccaacaTAGcgcaaaaatttgcaatatcttATTCGA tACTGATATATTTCATGATGTCAATGTTTATAACAATACCCTCATTGGGTCCGATGCTTCTCGATGTCATACTACCTCTTAATGAATCGCGTCCACGGCAGCTCGCCGTATATGCAGAATATGGAGTGGATcaggataaatattttttcccgATCTTTCTTTATATCAGTGTTATGATCACTGTCGGTATGACGATCATGGTGGCCGTCGACACCATGCATATAGCGTGTACCGCGCACGCATGCAgcttatttcaattaattgg TCAACAAATTGAGAacattataaagaatatacaCGCTGGTAATGCAAATCAAGCTGGGTGCGCGAATGCTGAGTACGAATTGTTTAacgaaaaaatgatatatcagGAATATATTGTGTGTTTGAAGAAGCATCAACTTGCTTTAGA ATATGTCGACATATTAAATGACACGCACAAAATTGTTGGAATTAGTTTCTCGTTATTCATTGCTGCAGTTTTCAGTCTGCTAGGAGTTCGA ATCGTCTATGTATTAGACCAACTGGAAGAATTGATtagatttacatttataatcatGGGAGCATTGCTACAATTGATGATCGTGTGTTATTCTGGTCAAAAGTTAATGGATGAAAGCCAGAATATATTTCACCGagc GTACGCAGCAGAATGGTATAAATTCTCGCCAAGATTAAAATCGCTGCTAATTATAACTCTTTATAGAAGTGTCGTGCCGTGTAAACTGACAGCGGGTAATTTGTTTCCATTGTCAATGGCAATTTTCGCCACT AAACGCATCATGCTGGTGCATATGCTCCGAGAGTACaatgtcaataaaatatttctatcgtGCATAGGTGTCTGGCCGTTCCAAAGTGAACtcgtgaaatatttcttatcgATATTTTGCTTAATAGTTGAATTAAGTTACTTGAGATTCGAG ATAATAACATTGTACATGCACAGAGATGACCGACAGATAATTTTTGAATGCCTGAATCAAATGGCTGTAACGATTGcatttcttgtaaaattattgaatcagTTTTGGTATCGCGATAAG TTTCGGCGTTTATACGAAATTATGGAATACCATTGGAATGTATTTACGAATGATACGGAAGTTCGTATCATGAAACATTATTCGAACATATCGTACAAATTTACACTATTTTATTCAA TATTGATATATGCCATGGTGTCAATGTTTATAACAATACCTTCATTCGGACCGCTGTTTCTCGATGTCATACTACCTCTCAATGAATCGCGTCCGCAACAATTGGTATTATTTGCTGAATACGGGATAGATcacaataaatacttttatccAATTTTGCTGTATCTTAGCGTTACGATCGTTGTGGGGCTAACCATCATGGTGGCTGTCGACACCATGCATATAGCGTGCACCGCGCACGCATGTGGTTTATTCGAATTAATTGG TACCCaaatcgaaaatattatatccaATGTAAATGCTGGCGATGTCAACAATCAAACCGAACATAGCGGAAATGCAAAGTGTGGGTTCTTTAACGAAGAAATGATATATCAGAAGTATATCGTATGTTTGAAGAAACATCAACTTGCTATAGA ATTTGTCGATATATTAAATGACACGCACAAGATGGTTGGAATTAGTTTCGCATTTATCATTACTGTGCTTTTGAGTCTGTTTGGAGTTCGA ATCTTCTATATATTAGACCAACTAGAAGAATTGATtagatttacatttataatcatGGGAGCGTTGGTACAATTGATGATTATATGTTATTCTGGCCAGAAATTAATGGACGAAAGCGAGAACATATTCCATCGagc GTACGCAGCAGAATGGTATAAATTCTCGCAAAGACTAAAATCATTGCTAATTATAACTCTTTATAGAAGTATCGTGCCATGTAAATTGACAGCAGGTAATATTTTTCCGTTGTCAATGACAATTTTCGCCACG GTAATACGAACGAGCATGTCTTACTTTACCGCTTTTTTATCGTTGCAAGAATAG
- the LOC105674862 gene encoding odorant receptor 13a-like, whose translation MLFVWQPSGRMQDTMLVHVTREYNINKIFLTYLGIWPSQNRLVRNFLPILYIALEISYAPFEMLMLYDYRHDAQMVFESCYQFVITVAFIVRLWNAFWNRDKFRVLYEAINDHWNIFTNKLEVQTLKDYSAISRNFTIFYSTMMYLFGGMFIISPLTPIFLDVVLPLNESRPRFFAIEVDFRVDTDEYFVPITCYITAFCVVGVSIMVAVDTMHFSCTTHACSLFSIIGEQIKNITSKINTKKCEYCPNTELELPNEKTIYQEYIICLKKYQIALKYVDILNSTSQTVAIFFLLLIGATLSLIGVRIVYVLNEMKEMARFATIIMGALLQLMIMCYSGQKLIDESQNIFYRAYAAEWYMFSPRLKTLLIITFYRSITPCSLTAGKLLPLSMTTYTAVVRAGMSYFTAFLSIKN comes from the exons ATGTTATTTGTATGGCAACCCTCAGGCAGAATGCAGGATACCATGCTGGTGCATGTCACGcgagaatataatattaataagatatttttgacataCTTGGGCATTTGGCCGTCCCAAAATAGACTTGTGAGAAATTTCTTACCTATCTTGTATATCGCGCTCGAAATAAGCTACGCTCCGTTCGAG ATGTTAATGTTGTACGATTATCGGCACGACGCGCAAATGGTTTTTGAAAGTTGCTATCAATTCGTCATAACAGTCGCCTTTATCGTAAGACTGTGGAATGCGTTTTGGAATCGCGACAAG TTCCGAGTTTTGTACGAAGCTATAAACGATCATTGGAATATATTCACAAACAAATTAGAAGTTCAAACTCTGAAGGATTATTCCGCCATATCGCGGAACTTTACGATATTTTACTCGA CCATGATGTACCTTTTCGGTGGAATGTTTATCATTTCGCCGTTAACACCGATATTCTTAGATGTCGTTTTGCCTCTTAACGAGTCGCGCCCACGATTTTTCGCGATAGAGGTTGATTTTAGAGTAGATACGGATGAGTACTTTGTGCCAATTACTTGTTACATCACAGCTTTTTGTGTGGTGGGCGTAAGTATTATGGTGGCTGTCGACACGATGCATTTTTCATGCACCACTCATGCTTGCAGCTTATTTTCGATCATTGG TgagcaaattaaaaacattacgtcaaaaataaatacgaagAAGTGCGAATATTGCCCAAATACAGAACTTGAATTGCCAAACGAGAAAACGATATACCAGGAATacattatatgtttaaaaaaatatcagattgCGTTGAA ATAtgtagatatattaaattcgaCATCCCAAAcggttgcaatatttttcttattattgatTGGTGCGACTTTAAGTCTAATTGGAGTTCGT atTGTTTACGTGTTAAatgaaatgaaagaaatggCTAGATTTGCAACTATAATTATGGGAGCCTTATTGCAATTGATGATCATGTGTTACTCTGGTCAGAAATTAATAGATGAAAGtcagaatatattttaccGAGC ATATGCAGCGGAATGGTACATGTTTTCACCGAGGCTGAAGACGCTACtgattataactttttacagaAGCATTACACCGTGCAGTTTAACTGCAGGCAAATTGCTTCCATTGTCGATGACGACTTATACCGCG GTGGTACGAGCGGGCATGTCTTACTTCACGGCGTTCTTGtcgattaagaattaa